In Chryseobacterium lactis, a single genomic region encodes these proteins:
- a CDS encoding adenylate kinase: MINIVLFGPPGSGKGTQAQNLIEKFNLKQVSTGDLFRYNMKNDTELGKLAKSYIDKGELVPDQVTTDMLIDEIRKPTDTNGFIFDGYPRTTAQTEALEKIVKEELNDEIDICLSLIVEDKILVERLLKRGETSGRSDDSNVEIIENRIKEYYTKTAEVAELYKQQGKYVEVNGVGEINEISQKLFAEVEKIK, encoded by the coding sequence ATGATAAACATTGTTCTGTTCGGCCCTCCAGGAAGTGGAAAAGGAACACAAGCTCAAAATCTAATCGAGAAATTCAATTTAAAACAGGTTTCAACAGGTGATCTTTTCAGATACAACATGAAAAATGACACTGAACTTGGGAAACTGGCTAAATCATACATCGATAAGGGAGAATTGGTTCCGGATCAGGTAACAACAGATATGCTGATTGACGAAATCAGAAAACCTACCGATACCAACGGGTTTATTTTTGACGGATATCCAAGAACAACTGCTCAGACAGAAGCATTGGAAAAAATCGTTAAAGAGGAACTGAATGATGAGATAGACATCTGTCTTTCTTTGATCGTGGAGGATAAAATTTTGGTTGAAAGACTTCTGAAAAGAGGTGAAACCAGCGGAAGATCAGACGACAGCAATGTAGAGATCATCGAAAACAGAATTAAAGAATATTATACTAAAACAGCAGAAGTAGCCGAGCTTTATAAGCAACAGGGGAAATATGTAGAGGTAAACGGTGTAGGTGAAATTAATGAAATTTCCCAAAAACTTTTCGCTGAAGTAGAGAAAATTAAATAA
- a CDS encoding phosphoribosyltransferase, which produces MDSIRVHDKNFVPYLTDAEIQEIVKETALRIYEDYKDEVPVFIGVLNGVIMFFSDLLKYYPGECEIAFIQMSSYVGTESTGIVYQKMELTKEVKDRHIILVEDIVDTGNTVESLFKYFKETQRPKSVKLASFLLKPEIYQKDFKLDYIGKEIPNKFVLGYGLDYDELGRNLPNLYQLEDGQINH; this is translated from the coding sequence ATGGATAGCATTAGAGTTCACGACAAAAATTTCGTTCCTTATTTAACGGATGCCGAAATTCAGGAAATTGTAAAAGAGACAGCGTTAAGAATTTATGAAGATTACAAGGATGAAGTTCCTGTTTTCATTGGTGTTTTGAATGGAGTAATCATGTTCTTCTCAGATCTTTTAAAATATTACCCGGGTGAATGCGAAATTGCTTTCATTCAAATGAGTTCTTATGTAGGAACTGAATCTACGGGGATTGTATATCAGAAAATGGAACTGACTAAAGAGGTAAAAGATCGTCACATTATTCTTGTAGAGGATATCGTTGATACAGGAAACACGGTGGAAAGTCTTTTTAAATATTTCAAAGAAACCCAACGTCCTAAATCTGTAAAACTGGCAAGTTTCTTATTGAAACCTGAGATTTACCAAAAAGATTTCAAGTTGGATTATATTGGAAAGGAAATTCCAAATAAGTTTGTTCTTGGTTATGGATTGGATTATGATGAATTGGGAAGAAACCTACCTAATTTATACCAATTGGAAGACGGACAAATCAACCACTAA